A segment of the Anaerolineae bacterium genome:
GCAGATGATCTGGTAGATGACATCGTGTAAGGCTGGAGGGTTCCCTGGAAGTTGTTCAGCTGTTAATAGTGCGAATCGAATTTCGATCTACCGGTGGTTGAAATTCAATCCGATCCAAAACCTTAATAGCAGAAAGTTGTCTTGTGGAGATCGAGCAGGACCTGCTTAAGTGATGCGGTTTCGCCACATACTCCGGGTGATTTGCTTGGGCGTGTTGCTCCTGCCGCTTTGGTTGGTCAACGCTTGTAGTGGGTTTCAGACCAATGATGTCTCTTCCCTTGAAGAGGTATATCTTCCCCCTTCGCCAATTGCGACGGCGATCTCACCCTCGGCTTTGTTCCAAACCCCTCTGTTCCCTACCCCTACGATTGCTTGCACCAATTCCTTGCTCTTTATTGCCGATCAAACCATTCCAGATGGGACGGAGGTGGAACCTGGCGCGGTCCTGAACAAAGTATGGGAGGTGGAGAACAACGGTACCTGCAACTTTGATGACCGTTATCGCCTGAAATTGATTGGAGGTTCTGAGCTGGGCGCCAGTCCAGAGCAAGCTCTTTACCCCGCCCGCAGCGGGACTCGTTTTCTACTTCACATCCGTTTCATTGCCCCATCCGAGTCGGGATTGGTGCGAAGCGCCTGGCAGGCCTTCGATCCTCAGGGCGATCCTTTTGGCGACCCAATTTATTTAGAAGTGGTGGTAAAATGAGAAAGAATGAAGACTTTTTCGGCGAGGCAGAGCTTAGTTTTAACGCGTGGTGGTCTTGCGAGCTAAGGCAATGAGGCAAATTGAGGTATCCGATAAACCGTGTTCGATACCACAGCGCCTTGAAAGATGGGCAAATTCGACAAATCCAATGCATTTTTCTTGTGTACTTTTTCATTGACATTGACGATCTAATCTGGCTAGAATATACTTAGTCTTCGGAAAAGCGTAGAAGAGAAAGAGTACCTGGAACTCGAATGGTCCAGAGAGCGGGTGGTTGGTGTGAACCCGTCCAGTCCGAGCCAGGGAATGGGTCTCTGAGCTGCAGGGCGAAACCACTGTAGAGAAAGGAAGTAGCCTGTGCCGGAAATGCCCCCGTTATCGCGGCAAAGGGTATAAACTTGTAATCCAAGTCGTACCCGGATCAAGTGAGACTGGCAGATTAATACCCGTTGTCTGACGACGGGTTTTTTGATTAATCATCCAGGCCGGTCTAATCAGGGTGGCACCGCGGGAAGCGCCTCTCGTCCCTGGGACGAAGAGGCGCTTTTTAATCTGAGACGTAGAGAGATTGATTTGGAGGTAAGCAATGAAAGAAAGAATGCAGTTGTCATCGGTAATTACCGATCAGATGGTGGAACTACCCTATCGGCGGATAGCTATCGTGCGGGAGAAAGGGGCAGATTTAGAAACGCCTCTCTCGGTATATTTGAAATTACGTGGTCAGGGCGCTTCATTCCTGCTTGAGAGCGTTAGTGGTGGTGAGCAAGTGGCGCGTTTTTCTTTTATCGGGGTTTGGCCAAAGCGGGCTTTTGTCTTTCAGAATCATGCCTGGCATGTGCATTCACCAGCCGGGGTGGAGCAGTTGCCTTTGAAGGATAGCGAGAACCCGTTCGATCAACTGCGGCAGATTCTCCGCCCGACTGCCGAACCTGGCAGGCATTATTTGGAGCACCCATTACGGTTCTTAGGAGGGCTGGTGGGTTATCTGAGTTACGATTTTGTCCGTTACTTTGAACCAACGGTTAATATCATGCCCCGCTCTGACCTGCCTGAGGCAATCTTTCTCGAGGTCAACAGTTTTGTTGCATTTGACCATGCCTTTGGAAAATTGATGCTGATCAGTGTTGCCGAAGGAGAAGAACAGGCAATTGAGGAGGCCAGGAGGCGTCTGGATGCTCTTGAAGATCGTTTGCAAAAACCCATGAAAGAAGACACCCAGGAGGTCGGGATGTTCTCAGGTCAGCGGCTGCATCCCGTTGTGCCAGCAGAGTATTTTGAAGAGATGGTGCGTCACGCCAAGGAATATATACGGAATGGTGACTGCTTTCAAATTGTGTTGTCGCAACGCTTTCTGGGTGCCACTCAGGCTTCTCCTTTATCCATTTACCGTGCTCTGCGCCGTCTGAATCCATCCCCCTATATGTATCATTTCGATTTTGGGGATTTGGCAGGAGAAACGCCATTTCACCTGATTGGTGCTTCTCCGGAAATGCATGTCCGCCTCGAACGAGGCGTGGCCTCTTTGAGACCGATTGCCGGTACCCGGCCGCGCGCCGACAATGCTGAGGAAGACGCCCGTCTGGAAAAGGAATTACTGGCTGACCCCAAAGAACGTGCCGAACACATCATGTTGGTCGATTTAGCCCGCAACGATTTGGGCAGGGTTTGCCAGTTCGGCACGGTGCGGTTGTCTCAACAGATGGTTGTCGAGCGCTATTCGCATGTGATGCACATCGTCTCACAAGTGGATGGTGATTTGCGACCAGACTTCGATGCCTTTGACCTGCTTCAGGCGACCTTTCCAGCCGGTACGGTTAGCGGTGCTCCGAAAGTGCGAGCCATGCAGGTGATTAACGAGTTGGAGAAGCAATCGCGCGGAGTTTATGCAGGCATTGTTGGTTATTTTTCTTACAGTGGAGAACTCGACTCGTGTATTGCTATTCGTACCATTGTCATGCTCGGCAATCAGGTCGAAATTCAGTCCGGGGCGGGTATTGTCGCCGATTCTGAACCTAGCCGGGAACACCAGGAATGCCTCAATAAAGCTCATGCGTTATTTAGAGCCGTAGAACTGGCTGAACAGTCGTTGCCTTCACCGGTCAGGATTGGCTCTGTTCAGCAGGAGGGGAAGTCTCCCAGGGTTGTCCTGATTGATAACTATGACTCGTTCACCTATAACCTGGCACAATATTTGGGAGAATTAGGCGCCGAGGTTCTCATTTTTCGCAATGATGCTCTCTCGGTGGATGAGATTGCCGCGCTTCGTCCTACCCACCTGGTTGTCTCACCAGGGCCGGGTGCACCACCGCAAGCCGGAATCTCTAACGAAGTGATCACCCAATTGGGAAAGTCGATTCCAACACTGGGCGTTTGTTTGGGTCATCAATGTATTGGCTATGCTTTTGGAGGCAAAGTGCTTCAAGCACCGACCTTGATGCATGGGAAAACTTCGCAGATTTATCACACAGGTGCAGGAATATTTCAGAACATACCGTCCCCCTTTGAGGCAACGCGCTATCACTCCCTGATGGTGAGCGAACCGGTGCCAGATGAACTGGAAGTGACTGCGCGCACCGACGATGGCATTGTGATGGGATTGCGCCACAAGAAGTATCCTATCTTTGGGGTTCAATTCCATCCAGAATCGATTCTGACCAGTTATGGCAAGCAAATATTGGAAAATTTCCTTGCCCTGAAACCATCCTCGAGTTTCAATTCTTTCGAAGGTTCAAAACCGAAAGGAGAGACGAATATGCTAAAACCCTATCTGGCAAAGATCGTCCAGCGCAAGGACTTAAGCCTGCAAGAAGCCGAAGAGGCGATGACGTTGATCATGACCGGTCAGGCGAGCGACGCTCAAATCGGTGCATTCTTAATCGGATTACGGATGAAAGGGGAGACGATTGATGAGATCGTAGGCTGCGCCAGAGCGATGCGGGCGCAGGCAACGGCTTTGCCAAAATTTGACGATGCGGTCACGTTGTTTGATACCGCTGGCACAGGAGGGGATGGGAAACATTCTTTCAACATATCCACTGCGGCTGCTTTTGTAATTGCCGGCGCCGGTTATAAAGTCGCAAAGCATGGCAATCGGGCAGTGTCTTCGACTTGTGGGAGCGCGGATATTCTGGCTGCACTGGGTATCGAAATCGAGTTGACCCCTGAACAGGTTGCGCACTGTATTCAGGAGGTCGGCATTGGATTCATCTTTGCTCCTCGCTTTCATCCAGCGATGAAATACGCATCGAAACCGCGGCGCGAAATCGGACAACGCTCAATTTTTAATTTACTGGGTCCACTGGTCAATCCGGCGAGAGTGACGCATCAACTCATTGGCGTATATGATCCGTCCTTGACAGAATTGCTGGCTCAATCGGCGCTGGAATTAGGCAATCATGCCACCATGGTGGTGCATGGCGCTGGGGGATTGGACGAATTGACCACCAGCGGGAAAAATCGGGTCACCAAAGCTTGCGACGGGAAGATCGAAACGCTTGAAATCGATGCGCAGGCGTATGGTTTACGCCCAGCCCGCGACGAGGACTTGCGCGGCGGAACACCAGAACAAAATGCCCAACAACTCCGTGAATTATTACAGGGGAAAATTCAATCCCCGTGTCGCGATGTGGTTTTGTTCAATGCTGCCATGGCGATCTCATTGGTTACCGAGGATCTAACGCAAGCTATCCAGCAGGCTACCCAATCTCTGGATAGCGGAGCAGCCTTGCAGAAACTGGAGCAATTGATTTCCACTGTGCCGGCCAGGGCGATGTAACGTAAGGAAGATGCGACATGGATAGCTCTAATAGCATTCTCGACACAATTTTTGCTTATAAGCGTCAAGAGATAGAGCAACGCAAGAGTATCCTTAATCTGGAAGAGTTACGTCGCATTGCGGAAGCACAACCGCCTCAACGCGATTTTTTGGCGGCTTTGTGCCATTCAAAACCGGCTTTGATTGCTGAAGTCAAACGCGCTTCTCCCTCTAAAGGCGATTTTGGTAGCATCTATTCACCGCTGGAGCTGGCTCAGCTCTATATGGCAAACGGAGCAGCGGCAATCAGTGTGCTTACGGATGAAAAATATTTCCGCGGTAGCCTCGACGATTTAAGGGCAATTGCGAATCTTGGCTCGCAATTGCCCATCCTGCAAAAGGATTTTATTTGTGATCCTTATCAAATTTATGAAGCGCGTGCCAGTGGAGCAGATGCGATTCTGCTGATTGCTTCCTACCTGGAGTTGGACCTGATCCAAGACCTGCATGACCTTGCCAGGGAGTTAGGCATGCACGCCCTGGTTGAAACCCATACAGCGGAAGAGATCGAGAAGGCACTGCGTATCCGTGGTCTGAAAATCATCGGTGTCAACAATCGTAATTTACGAGATTTTTCTGTCAATATACAAACCTGTCTGCAGTTGCGTCCTCTCGTTCCGCCGCAGATTCAATTTGTCGCCGAAAGCGGTATTCACACCGCCGCGCAAGTGCGTTTGTTAATAGCGAACAAGATAAACGCCTTGCTGGTGGGGGAGGCTTTGGTTAAAGCGCAGAATCCTGCCGAGAAACTTTGCGAACTGTTGCTAAAAACTTATGAAGATCAAGATTTGCGGCATCAAATCCATTGAAGAAGCACGACTTGCCGTGGCGTGCGGAGCAGATATGTTGGGATTCAACTTTTATCCTCCGAGTCCGCGCGCCATCTCTCTGCAAACGTGCCGCCAAATTGTCGAGGTGCTGCGCGAAGAAGCCCCGCAGGTGCTTTTGATTGGGGTCTTCGTGAATATGCCTCCCTCTGAAGTTATGACGATCCTGGAACAAAGCGACCTAGACCTTGCCCAACTAAGCGGCAATGAGACCCTGGAGGAACAGCAGCTTTTGGGCGAGCGGGCTTTCAAAGCGGTACACCTGGCAAGCCAACCAGCAGATGCCCTGGAAGCGCAAATTTACAAACGCAAAACACCGCCTGCCCTTTTGCTGGATGCCTATGTGCCAGGTCAGTTTGGCGGTACAGGACAAACGGCAGACTGGCAGGTCGCAGCTTTGGTAGCAGAGCGAATCTCTATCCTGTTAGCGGGTGGTTTGACCCCAGAGAATGTTGCTGAGGCGATCTTGCAGGTCAAACCCTGGGGTGTGGATGTGGCTTCAGGAGTTGAGTCAGCGCCGGGCTGTAAAGATCCTATAAAGATGAAGTCATTTATTCGCCATGCGCGCGCAGCTTTTGAGTCCTTGAAAAAGGAGAGAGCATGATGGATCGAACGAAATTTGGAGAATTTGGCGGACAATACGTACCAGAGGTGTTAATGCCAGCCCTCACTGAATTAGAAGAAGCCTATCGGCAAGCGATGGAGGACACAGAATTTCAAAAGCAGTTTGAACGATATTTGCAAACCTATGTTGGGCGACCGACTCCCTTGAGTTTTGCAGAGCGATTATCCCAACAATTGGGAGGTGCAAAGATTTATCTCAAACGGGAGGATTTAGCCCACAGCGGCGCTCACAAAATCAATAATGCTCTCGGACAGGCCTTGCTGGCAAAGCGGATGGGAAAAAGACGCCTGATCGCTGAAACCGGGGCAGGGCAGCATGGAGTGGCAACCGCCACAGCGGCGGCTTTATTGGGCTTAGATTGCGTGATCTATATGGGCGAAGTGGATATGGAGCGCCAAAAACCCAATGTGTTGCGCATGGAATTATTAGGCGCCGAAGTGAAACCGGTCAGCAGTGGTTCGAGAACCTTAAAGGACGCCATTAACGAAGCAATCCGAGATTGGGTGACGAATGTCCGTCACACCCATTACTTGCTGGGTTCTGCTTTGGGCCCCTATCCATACCCGCAAATGGTGCGAGATTTTCAATCGGTGATCGGGCAGGAGGCAAGACAACAGATTTTGGAGCTTGAGGGAAGCCTTCCAGCAGCCGTCATTGCCTGTGTGGGTGGTGGATCGAATGCAATTGGGATATTTAGCGCTTTTATTCCCGACGTTAATGTGCGCCTGATCGGTGTGGAAGCAGGCGGGATTGGTATCGAAAGTGGTTATCATGCGGCCCGGTTTGCCGACCCTCGCAAGGGAAGATTGGGAGTGCTACATGGTACGCTAACTTACGTGCTTCAAAGTGAGGATGGTCAAATTGCCGAGACGCATTCGATTTCTGCTGGCCTGGATTACCCTGCTGTTGGACCGCAGCATGCCTACTTGCGTTCAATATCCAGAGCTGAATACACCTTTGCCACGGATGAGGAAGCTTTGCAAGCCTTTCAAGTGCTGGCCAGATCTGAAGGAATCCTGCCGGCTTTGGAGTCCGCTCATGCCATAGCAGAGGCGCTCAAACAGGCGCCGTGCTACAGTGCAGATCGAGCCATCCTGGTCAATTTATCCGGCAGGGGCGATAAAGATCTGGACACGGTGATGCAGGCACTGGCGCAAAAAGCAGGTATCCCAGAAAACGGGAGGAAACTTGATGAGTGCTCTTGAACAAATTCAACGCACCTTTGACCTCGCCCGGGCTGAGGGTCGGGCAGCTTTGATGCCCTACTTCACCATCGGATATCCCGATCTGCAAACATCCTTTGAGATTGTCTGTGCTATCGCCGAGAGCGGTGCCGACCTGATCGAATTAGGAATACCCTTTTCGGACCCGTTGGCAGACGGTCCAACCATCCAGTACTCGACCCAGGTTGCACTCCAGAATGGTGTTAACATCCACACCTGCCTTGATTTTGTAAAAAATTTGCGAGAACAGGGTCTGACGACGCCGATATTTTTTATGGGATATTACAACCCGATTTTCAACTATGGTGAAGAACGATTTGCAAAAGCGGTCAGCGAATGCGGCGGGCAGGGGTTGATTGTCCCTGATTTACCACCCGAAGAAGCTGGCGAATTACGCCGCAACTGCCGCAATCATCAGGTAGCAATGGTTCACCTCATTGCCCCCACGACGCCGCCAGAGCGGAGACAACAGATTGCAGAGCTATCCGAAGGATTTTTATACGTGGTCTCAGTAACCGGGGTGACCGGGGCCAGAAAAACGTTACCACCCGACTTAATGGATTTCTTGCGAGAAGTGCGAGCAGGCACCAAAATTCCTTTGGCGGTTGGATTTGGGGTATCCACTCCCGAACAGGCAGCCAGTTTAGGGCAGATTGTGGATGGGGTGATTGTTGGCTCGGCTTTGATTGAGGTTGTGCGGCGAGCTGAACAACCATTGCGCGCTGTCAGGACGTTTATTCGTGAACTGCAGACAGCCATGAGAAGAAATATTGCAGGTTAGCTCAACCGCTCTACCTTATAACCAGTCCAGCTGTGGAGCCAGGCCAGGGGAATGGGTATGACTTGAGAGGGTATCGCGATCCGATGGTGGATGATCAGAAACGATTTCTGGTTACCGGAACGCTGTTATCTGGAATGGAGCTGAAGATAAACTTTGGAAAAGGGGAGAGGCAGGGAGTATAATCTCAAATATCATCCCTATCGTGGGCGAGGCTTGCAATGCATATTTTGGTTACCAATGATGATGGCGTGATGGCGCCTGGTTTATTGGCTTTGGTTAAATCAATGCGCGAAGTGGGTGAGGTAAGCGTGGTTGCCCCAGAACAGAACTGGTCGGCATCGGGTCATGTTAAGACGATGCACCGTCCATTGCGGGTGAAGGAAGTCGTGTTGCTGGATGGCAGTCCGGCTCTTGCCTCAGATGGAGCTCCCTCCGATTGTGTTGCTCTGGCATTGTTAGGTTTAGTTGAAAAACCTGTTGATCTGGTCATCTCAGGCATCAATCCGAATGCGAATATTGGACATGATGTTACTTACTCAGGAACAGTAACCGCTGCCATGGAGGCAGTGATTACCGGCAATATACCTGCCATTGCAATCTCACTGGATGGTCCAGACAATCACGGCGCTCCGTTGGATTTTGCCCCTGCGGCAGTGATCGCAAAACAAATCGTACGCCGTATTCTTGAGCGGAGGTTACCAAAGGGCGTATTTTTGAATGTGAATGTTCCTTACCTGGCGCTAAACCACATCAAGGGTTTCCGGGTTACTCGTCAGGGTTTACGGGTCTATCGGGATTCATTGGATAAACGCTACGATCCGCGCGGTCGTCCATATTATTGGATTGGAGGTGAGGCGCCTACAGCTATTCCAGAGGAAGGCACCGATTATGGGGCAATCGCGCAAGGTTATGTATCCATCACTCCCTTGCAATTGGACCTGACCGCCCAGAATGTTTTATCCGAAATGCAAAAATGGGACTGGTAAGGCGTATTTTAGTCAGTCCGGGTCGATCTGACAATGCCTGCATAGAGTGGCGCATGAACTAGTTTATCGTCGTTCCGGATAGAAAGTGAACAACACCAAGAGATTTACACCTCGATTTGCTTAAGAAGGTGATTAAAGCGAACCAATTTCTCTTGACAGAATCGCAAATCGCTGTAAAATCATGCGGAATGTTTGAGTACGACTATTTAATCCTGATGAAACAACGCCCCAGAATCCCCTGTTCTGAGGGCGTTTTTATGGATTTCCTCATTTTTGAGGTCGGAAGGTTGCTTTCCAAAGCAACCTTCTTTTTTGTCTATAGGAGAGGAGCAAGGTGAGTGTTGTTCGATTGCCTGGTTTGATTGACGTGCACGTACACTTTCGCGAGCCTGGCGCTACGCATAAAGAAGATTGGGACAGCGGGACAGCGGCAGCTCTTGCCGGAGGCTTTACGCTGGTGTTAGCCATGCCAAACACCCAACCACCGATTACCGATGAGACGACTCTGCAAGAGGCTTTGCGCCTGGCATCCCAAAAAGCGCGCTGCGATTTTGCCCATTATGTCGGCGCGGGACCTGATAATGCCGAAATTCTCCCTGGTTTGGCAGATCGGACAGCCGGCTTGAAAATGTATCTTGATCAAACCTATGGGCCCTTGCGGCTCGATGACATGCGGATCTGGATGGAACATTTTGAACACTGGCCTAAAGAAAGCCCAATCGTAGCTCACGCCGAAGGACGTACCCTGGCAGCAATGATCTTAATGGCAGAAATTTTTGAGCGTCCGGTTCATCTTGCTCATGTATCAAAGGCTGAAGAAATCCTGCTCATTCGCAAAGCCAAAGAAAAGGGAATTGCAGTTACCTGCGAAGTTTGTCCTCATCACTTATTTCTCAGCAAGGAGGATGCTTCTTTTATCGGTGGTGGGCGCAGTGAAGTGCGCCCACGACTCAACAGCCTTGAAGATCAACGCTGTTTATGGGAAAACCTTGAGATCATTGATTGTTTTGCTACGGATCATGCTCCTCATACCCTAATGGAGAAAGATGGGCAGAACCCTCCTCCGGGTTTTCCGGGACTGGAAACCATCTTGCCTTTGCTGTTAACTGCTGTCCATCAGGGAAAACTAACCCTGGATGATATTGTGAAGCGTTTATATACCAACCCAAAGAAAATCTTTCATTTACCTGACCAGGCCGACACCTGGATCGAAGTCGATGTCGATCAAGACTGGGTCATCCAGGGACGAGAGCTGTACACTCGTTGTGGGTGGACTCCTTTTGAAGGGCGGCGGGTAAAAGGACGCGTTCAGCGAGTTGTTTTGCGAGGTCAAACCGCTTATGAATCGGGCCGGGTGTTAACCTGGCCAGGTTTTGGTCAATCCATCCGAGAGATCGGTTTATCTTAATCCCAGGAGTATTTACGATGGCTACTTATTTCCCTCCATTCCGTAAACAAAGTCCTTACTTACCTTTTGGCGAACAACGCACCGGGCGCTTTTATGGCAAGGATATCCTTTCGGTCAAACAGTTCAATCGCGCCGACCTGGAGTATATTTTTGGCGTTGCCCATGAAATGCGCGAGATGGTCGAACGCATTGGCACCTTTGATCTGCTCAAAGGAAAAATCCTTGCCAACTTATTCTATGAGCCCTCAACCCGTACATCGTCTTCTTTTACCTCGGCGATGGAACGCCTGGGCGGCAGTGTCATCCCAATTAATGAGGTGCGCTATTCCTCAGTGGCGAAAGGCGAGTCCTTACCGGATACGGTGCGGACGTTGGAATGTTATGCTGATGTCATCGTCTTGCGCCATCCCGAAATTGGTGCTTCGGCGTTGGCAGCCCAGTATGCTCGCAAGCCGATCATTAATGCGGGAGACGGAGTGGGAGAACATCCAACCCAAGCCTTGTTAGACCTCTTCACCATCGTCAGCGAATTGAATCAAGTCGACGGACTGACGGTTACCATGTTGGGCGATTTGAAATATGGTCGCACAGTGCACTCCTTAGCCCGTTTGCTCTCCCTTTACGATGTCAAACTCAACTATGTCTCGCCAGAGATCCTGCGCATGCCAGCCGAAATTGTTCAGGAATTAAACGAGAAGAATATCGTCCAGAAGGAATACACAGCGCTGGATGAGGTTTTACCTCAAACGGATGTCCTGTATGTCACTCGCGTCCAGAAGGAGCGATTTGAAAATCTGGATGAATACGAAAGCGTCAAAGATGCCTATGTGATCACCCCCGAGGTAATGCAGGCAGCAAAAGACCGTATGATCGTCATGCATCCTTTACCGCGGGTGGGAGAGATCAGTATGGAGTTCGATAGCGATCCTCGCGCCGCCTATTTCCGTCAAATGGAATATGGCTTGTATGTGCGCATGGCTTTGCTGGCCATGGTTCTGGGAAGAGCCTGAAAACCTGATGAAAGCCTTTTTCGAGAAGTTAGAAGAACGTTGCCGTACAGCGCATTCGCTGCTGTGTGTTGGCATTGATCCGCAAACCGAAGATCTGCCTCAGCCGACCGTAGAAGCCTTGCGACACTACTGTATGGATTTAATTGAGCAATGCGCCCCTTTTGCGGCGGCTTTCAAACCCAACAGCGCCTTTTTTGAGGCATTCGGTTCTGATGGGTGGGCAGTATTGAAAGAAATCATCGCTCAGGTTCCAAAGGAAATTCCTCTGATTTTAGATGTTAAGAGAGGGGATATTGCCTCTTCTGCCCAGGCTTACGCCCGGGCGGCTTTTGAATGGCTGGGTGCAGATGCCGTCACGGTCAATCCCTATTTAGGCAAAGACGCGTTGGAGCCATTCTTAAGCTATACCGGGCGAGGCGCCTTTCTCCTTTGCAAGACCTCCAACCCTGGGGCGAATTTCCTTCAGGAGGCGCGCCTGTATGGCGAAGGTGGGCGTGGGGAGATGCTATATGAACGCGTTGCCCAACTGGCAAGTCAGCTCAATCAAAGCAGGAATGTTGGGTTGGTTGCCGGAGCAACTTACCCCGAGGCAATCGAACGCATTCGAGCCATTGTGCCAGAGATGTGGTTGTTAGTGCCTGGAGTAGGTGCACAGGGAGGAGACCTGGAAGCTGCATTGCAAGCGGGATTGAGGCAGGATGGTCTGGGGATGTTAATCAATGTCTCGCGCTCGATTTCGCATAGCCAAAATCGGGCGGAAGCAGCCCTACAGTTCCGAAATCAGATCAATCG
Coding sequences within it:
- a CDS encoding Orotidine 5'-phosphate decarboxylase, yielding MKAFFEKLEERCRTAHSLLCVGIDPQTEDLPQPTVEALRHYCMDLIEQCAPFAAAFKPNSAFFEAFGSDGWAVLKEIIAQVPKEIPLILDVKRGDIASSAQAYARAAFEWLGADAVTVNPYLGKDALEPFLSYTGRGAFLLCKTSNPGANFLQEARLYGEGGRGEMLYERVAQLASQLNQSRNVGLVAGATYPEAIERIRAIVPEMWLLVPGVGAQGGDLEAALQAGLRQDGLGMLINVSRSISHSQNRAEAALQFRNQINRFRDQVSRNRKLDSIHSSFPSQLKRVADGLLESGCVRFGQFTLKSGIISPIYIDLRRLIGYPSLMVEVASAYLPILAQLNFDRLAAIPYAALPIAAAISLQAGYPWIYPRREAKEYGTKAEIEGEFQAGERVVLIDDLATTGGSKFEGIEKLTQAGLVVKDVVVLIDRQSGAAEALAERGYALHSVFRLSELLDHWQMQGKLDAQTCQQVREFLQKTGQA